One Candidatus Nitrososphaera evergladensis SR1 genomic window, ATTGAGGAGCCAAGGGACATGAGCTCCTTGTCAAAGGCGCGCCTCAGTATGACGCTGCGGTCATTCTCCATCGAAGAATGCAGACCTGCTCCTCACCATCCAGCTTTTTTGGACCTTGGCATCTACACGCTTCACACCTAACAGTGATATAGAAACTTGTACAAGTATATATCGTTATTTTGCCAAGATTGAGAGATATCCCATAGACAGGGCTGTACGAGCCCTACAGTCGGGAACACAGGATACACGTTGCCAAAGTTGCTGCCAAGGGCCAATAACAACAACCTTCTTTAGGTGCTCCTGGTGTCTGATATGTCATCAGGCTTTGCAGAGGAGAACAAGCGATTTTGCAGAGAACGTCCCGCTCTTGATCTGCTTTATTGGCCCCGATGGCAGGATAACAGACGCAAACAGCTATTTCGTGCAGGCGACGGGGTTTTCCAAGGATGAGCTGACGGGGATGCAGGTCTTTGACATTGTCACTCAAAGGGCCGGGACGATAAAAGAGACAATCGCCACCATTATCAGCAGCAGGCAGGCAAGCGTCAAGGAAATAGACGTTTTGGTAAGGAGAAAAGACGGCACCGAGTTTCCCGGGATACTTGCGGCATCAGCGTTGCCACAGCAGGATAACAGTAGCAGCGAGAGCAAGGTCATCGGCGTGGCTGTGACGGAAAGCTCCCAGCTTGCTCGTGCAAAGGAAGAGGCAGAAGCTGCAAACAAAGAGCTCAGGAGAAAAGAGAGCCTCAAAGACGAGTTCATAGCAATTGCATCGCACGAGTTGCGCACACCCATCCAGCCGATCCTGGGGCTTGCGCTCCTTGCAAAAAAAGGTCAGATAAGTCAGGAAGAGGCGTGGGATTCGGTCTTGAAGGAGGCGCGCAGGCTGACGCAGCTTGCAAACGACATACTGGACGTCAGCAGGATAGAAAACGGCACCCTGAGGTACAACTTTGCAAGGGCCAACGTCTCTGAGATAATCGAGTATGTTGTAAACGCGCTAAGGACAAGCGAGCTTGGCAAAGACATCGACTTTTCCATAGTCATGGACGAGAGTGCACGCGCGGCCTACTGCGACCTTGACAGGCAGCGCATTACCCAGGTGCTCATGAACGTTATCGGCAACGCTGCCAAATTTACGATAAAAGGCAGGGTCAACATCGAGGCCAGAGCCGACGTGAAAAATTCCCGGTACGACATCATGGTGAGCGACACAGGAGGCGGCATACCAGAAGCCGTGCTGCCGCACATGTTCAAGAAATTCATCACAAAGAGCGTCGGCGAGGGGGAAAAACATGGAAGCGGCCTAGGCCTGTTCATAAGCAGGGCGATAATAGCTGCCCACAACGGCGCAATATACCTCTACAACAACGACGAAAATGGAGCGACGTTTGTCATCAGGTTGCCGTTTGAGCAGCCCGCCGCGCGGCGGGCTTTATCTTCTCCTCCTCCCGGCGGCTAGCCGGCAATCCCGCGGCCTTTCTGGATAGCCCTCAGCCCTTCGTACAGGCCAAGCAGCTGGTCGTGGGTGGCGTTCATTTTGCGAAGCTCCCCGACGTTGACGTTTAGCTGCTCAAGGCCCTTCCAGATGCTGGTATCTTCAACAAGCGATACAAGATCGTCTATCTCAAACGGCTTTTGCATCATTTCCACGACCCTGCTAAGCGTCTTTACCGAATCTTGCAGGGTTTCAAGGACATAAGCAGACACAAAGATTATCCTCTGCTTTGGTACCAGCGCCAGTATCTCGCGGGCAACTTCCATCCCGTCCTTCTTTGGCATCCTATAGTCCAAAAGGACCACGTCAAAAGGAGCGGCATTATGGCCGCTGGTTTGCTCTAGATGACGGCTGTACTCCTCAAGGCACTCTACTCCATTATGGGTGACTATTACCTCGTGGCCTCGCTCTTCAAAAGAGATCTTGTAAACCTTCGCAATATTGGGCTCATCTTCGGCTACGAGGATTTTCAATATTA contains:
- a CDS encoding PAS domain-containing sensor histidine kinase, encoding MQRRTSDFAENVPLLICFIGPDGRITDANSYFVQATGFSKDELTGMQVFDIVTQRAGTIKETIATIISSRQASVKEIDVLVRRKDGTEFPGILAASALPQQDNSSSESKVIGVAVTESSQLARAKEEAEAANKELRRKESLKDEFIAIASHELRTPIQPILGLALLAKKGQISQEEAWDSVLKEARRLTQLANDILDVSRIENGTLRYNFARANVSEIIEYVVNALRTSELGKDIDFSIVMDESARAAYCDLDRQRITQVLMNVIGNAAKFTIKGRVNIEARADVKNSRYDIMVSDTGGGIPEAVLPHMFKKFITKSVGEGEKHGSGLGLFISRAIIAAHNGAIYLYNNDENGATFVIRLPFEQPAARRALSSPPPGG
- a CDS encoding response regulator, whose translation is MKILVAEDEPNIAKVYKISFEERGHEVIVTHNGVECLEEYSRHLEQTSGHNAAPFDVVLLDYRMPKKDGMEVAREILALVPKQRIIFVSAYVLETLQDSVKTLSRVVEMMQKPFEIDDLVSLVEDTSIWKGLEQLNVNVGELRKMNATHDQLLGLYEGLRAIQKGRGIAG